The following proteins are encoded in a genomic region of Leucoraja erinacea ecotype New England chromosome 21, Leri_hhj_1, whole genome shotgun sequence:
- the oser1 gene encoding oxidative stress-responsive serine-rich protein 1 has protein sequence MEPEGKGGEDEESLQMAFKKLKVDSERAAPASVHINTETTTSRTSMRGSPDGAKARTVCSSKESWHGSTRKPSRGAIRTQRRRRSKSPILHPPKFTYCSSAAPSASSQAKHSNQTEPYQGLAVQPPKECCKAGQPEAVFGAKVPTVFSLEPSEEPAVVNGTGSRTDSPSETPKLAALKSRPSSDFQSLSKLHQTDPCRCSREKECRCKRWQDVEVYSFTGLRSVISECERDAAETGRRTSPRRRTQPGTGAAGSPRSCSEEARAFVEDITIEDLSGYMEYYLYIPKKMSHMAEMMYT, from the exons TGCTGCGCCTGCATCTGTCCACATAAACACTGAAACAACTACTTCAAGGACATCAATGCGAGGCAGCCCTGACGGAGCTAAGGCCAGGACAGTATGTTCTTCCAAAGAGAGCTGGCACGG CTCAACCAGAAAGCCATCGCGTGGTGCCATCCGAACTCAGCGGAGAAGACGTTCTAAATCGCCCATTCTTCATCCTCCTAAATTTACTTACTGCAGTTCCGCAGCGCCCTCGGCCAGCTCACAAGCGAAGCACAGTAACCAAACGGAGCCTTACCAGGGCCTTGCCGTCCAGCCTCCCAAAGAGTGCTGTAAGGCCGGGCAGCCTGAAGCTGTGTTTGGCGCTAAAGTCCCCACCGTCTTCTCACTGGAGCCATCGGAAGAACCCGCAGTTGTAAATGGCACCGGATCACGCACTGACTCCCCATCCGAGACACCGAAACTAGCGGCCCTGAAGTCCAGGCCATCCTCCGACTTCCAGTCTCTGTCGAAGCTTCACCAGACCGACCCCTGCCGCTGCTCGCGGGAGAAGGAATGCCGCTGCAAGCGGTGGCAAGATGTCGAGGTGTACTCCTTCACTGGGCTTCGCAGCGTGATATCGGAGTGCGAGAGAGATGCAGCCGAGACCGGCCGACGCACCTCACCCCGTCGAAGAACTCAGCCAGGCACTGGGGCCGCGGGTTCCCCACGCTCTTGCTCCGAAGAGGCCAGGGCATTTGTTGAAGACATCACCATCGAAGACCTGTCGGGATACATGGAATATTACCTGTATATCCCCAAAAAAATGTCACACATGGCCGAAATGATGTACACTTAA